The following coding sequences lie in one Trichoderma breve strain T069 chromosome 1, whole genome shotgun sequence genomic window:
- a CDS encoding oxidoreductase FAD-binding domain-containing protein, producing MGLKTVSLRDVQAHNQPDDIWMVIHNKEDPVYNVTSYLEDHPGGVDILIGEAGKDTTQVFEDVGHSEEARELLEDLLVGEIQASDRSATVEVYRPTFETVSQTTTIHTKSQSSKGTASWYARAFSKIFIFGIFGGTAYQGYHHRKLLSHFAEASSKNLRVSGGQFWVGFGMASVVQALLTFGVVSWGASKLDFQEDFTSYPAYRVQDPATPFMSAPVAAGLGCQLDPQKWRKLTLQEKVKVSPNVYRFVFGLPDSSRPLGLPIGQHVAIRAQIGDKMVSRSYTPTSDNRDLGRVDLLVKVYPTGVMTQHLESLTVGDKVEFRGPKGAMRYTNGYATHVGMIAGGTGITPMYQLIRAICSNPSDKTFISLIYANNTESDILLKEELDLLASQNPQNLRIHYVLAKPPSKWSGSAGFVTKSIVKEYIYEPSKDSRLLLCGPPPMLAAIKKIVSELQTEEPTLLSDIDKKVFLF from the exons ATGGGATTGAAGACTGTCTCCCTCAGAGATGTCCAGGCGCATAACCAACCGGACGATATATGGATGGTCATTCATAACAAAG AAGATCCAGTTTACAATGTTACGAGTTACCTAGAGGACCACCCAGGTGGTGTCGATATTCTTATCGGGGAAGCTGGCAAAGACACGACACAAGTGTTTGAAGATGTGGGCCATTCtgaagaagcgagagaatTGTTAGAAGATTTGCTAGTTGGCGAAATTCAGGCATCT GATCGTTCTGCTACGGTAGAAGTTTACCGGCCGACCTTCGAAACAGTTAGCCAGACGACGACCATTCATACCAAATCTCAGTCATCGAAAGGCACTGCATCATGGTATGCAAGGGCCTTCTCCAAAATATTCATATTTGGAATTTTCGGCGGGACAGCGTACCAAGGCTACCACCACCGCAAGCTGTTGTCTCATTTTGCAGAGGCGTCTTCCAAAAACCTGCGAGTATCTGGTGGCCAATTTTGGGTTGGCTTTGGCATGGCATCTGTGGTACAAGCTCTGTTGACGTTCGGAGTAGTGTCATGGGGCGCTTCGAAACTGGATTTCCAGGAAGATTTTACTTCGTACCCAGCATACAGGGTTCAAGATCCAGCGACTCCGTTCATGTCTGCGCCTGTTGCTGCCGGACTGGGATGTCAACTAGACCCCCAGAAGTGGCGCAAGCTTACACTCCaagaaaaggtcaaggttTCGCCCAATGTATACcgctttgtctttggacTCCCAGATTCATCGCGGCCATTGGGCTTACCTATTGGGCAACACGTTGCAATTCGCGCCCAAATTGGAGACAAAATGGTCTCTCGATCATACACTCCCACTTCGGATAATCGAGACCTTGGTCGCGTTGATCTTCTCGTCAAGGTCTATCCAACAGGTGTCATGACTCAACACCTTGAAAGCCTTACAGTCGGAGACAAAGTTGAATTTCGAGGTCCTAAAGGTGCTATGCGATACACCAACGGTTATGCGACTCACGTCGGTATGATTGCTGGCGGCACCGGTATCACTCCCATGTACCAACTGATCCGCGCCATTTGTTCGAACCCTTCGGATAAGACTTTCATCTCTCTTATATATGCGAACAATACCGAATCGGATATTCTTTTGAAAGAAGAACTGGATTTACTGGCGTCTCAAAACCCCCAAAATCTTCGGATCCATTACGTTCTTGCAAAGCCCCCTTCCAAATGGTCAGGCAGTGCTGGGTTCGTGACAAAAAGTATTGTCAAAGAGTATATTTACGAACCATCCAAGGATAGCCGTCTTTTACTCTGTGGCCCCCCTCCAATGCTTGCAGCTATTAAGAAGATAGTGTCTGAGCTTCAGACCGAAGAACCTACGCTGTTGTCTGATATTGATAagaaagtatttttattttga
- a CDS encoding cytochrome p450 domain-containing protein produces MASKNFFLVGDDVSTAQSILVSPTYGPDELKRAVARHFHIVQPSGVSFHTSYGSINIVSDVLDATEPIGIRIDNQAVREPDGPEGLPIVGSFYEIFPDHLGNHTRLFRQYGGLIKTTNMGKTNYLTDDPEIAAVALNESIYFSKKINEDHPLWGVKDNIATFVGDTETETWRLSHKFLPTSMGPKAVRHYAPLIQETVRRSFAVFDAFAESGRSWNAYQYMVKLASETIGKVILGQNFGHLVNADAPFHPIPLSILTMFQLNKRVASRGAWYQNLPFGDPKKLRETHKLCYALIEGIVSDIETSDTAMPKMPMADAALKASNLVEYLIKGTDEKGETFPRSMIVPNIVMLTSAGFTTTASLLSWLIYSVTEHPGNQERLLQELVNNGISETTEWSVDLVSKLSFLDKFVKETQRLHNPAFQPARTAKTDVIVPGGYRLKADSVVVCALHSLHTNPNHWHDPSQFDPDRWDTAEVKGRHRGMYLPFATGPRGCIGFNFALLEAKIIFSELIYRYEFIRDGSENVQYDPEFQLVRPLNLYVSVKRRTNLPT; encoded by the exons ATGGCATCAAAGAATTTCTTTCTAGTAGGAGACGATGTCTCAACAGCACAATCCATACTAGTATCTCCAACCTACGGTCCAGATGAGCTGAAGCGTGCCGTCGCACGGCATTTCCATATTGTTCAACCAAGCG GAGTGTCTTTTCACACCTCCTATGGCTCCATCAATATTGTCAGCGATGTGTTAGACGCCACCGAACCTATCGGCATCAGAATCGACAATCAGGCCGTTCGTGAGCCTGATGGCCCAGAAGGCCTCCCAATTGTGGGAAGCTTTTACGAAATTTTCCCAGATCATCTCGGAAACCATACTCGTCTGTTCCGCCAATATGGGGGGTTGATCAAGACGACAAATATGGGAAAGACGAACTACCTCACAGACGATCCTGAaatcgccgccgtcgccctCAATGAATCCATATACTTTTCGAAAAAGATCAATGAAGATCATCCTCTTTGGGGAGTAAAAGATAACATCGCGACTTTTGTTGGAGACACTGAGACCGAGACCTGGCGCCTCAGCCATAAGTTTCTCCCAACATCAATGGGTCCCAAAGCTGTGAGACATTATGCACCATTGATTCAGGAAACGGTTCGGCGCTCTTTCGCTGTGTTTGACGCCTTTGCTGAAAGTGGTCGCTCGTGGAACGCCTACCAGTACATGGTAAAGCTAGCCTCCGAGACCATTGGCAAGGTCATCTTGGGCCAGAACTTTGGTCACCTGGTCAATGCAGACGCGCCGTTCCACCCGATCCCGCTATCTATCCTCACCATGTTCCAATTGAATAAGAGGGTGGCATCTCGGGGTGCTTGGTATCAGAATCTCCCTTTTGGAGATCCTAAGAAGTTGCGAGAAACACATAAGCTCTGTTACGCGTTGATAGAGGGTATCGTTTCAGACATCGAGACTTCTGATACGGCGATGCCGAAGATGCCCATGGCGGACGCCGCTTTGAAGGCATCTAACCTCGTCGAGTACCTTATCAAGGGCACGGACGAGAAGGGAGAGACATTCCCCCGCTCGATGATTGTACCCAACATTGTCATGCTGACTTCAGCTGGGTTTACGACCACCGCATCCCTTTTGTCCTGGCTCATCTACTCCGTTACCGAGCACCCCGGCAATCAAGAGCGCCTGCTCCAGGAGCTTGTGAACAATGGCATTAGCGAAACGACGGAATGGTCAGTCGATCTTGTTAGCAAGCTGTCATTCCTTGATAAATTCGTCAAGGAGACCCAACGCCTCCACAACCCTGCCTTCCAGCCTGCGCGAACTGCGAAGACGGATGTCATTGTTCCCGGTGGATACCGCCTGAAGGCAGACAGCGTGGTTGTTTGCGCTCTCCACAGTCTTCACACCAATCCCAATCACTGGCACGACCCTTCTCAATTTGACCCGGATCGATGGGACACCGCTGAGGTAAAAGGCCGCCATCGTGGCATGTATCTCCCCTTTGCAACGGGTCCACGTGGCTGCATTGGTTTCAATTTTGCTCTTCTCGAAGCCAAGATTATTTTTAGCGAGTTGATATACCGCTATGAATTTATTCGGGATGGGAGTGAGAATGTTCAATACGACCCAGAGTTTCAACTTGTTCGGCCTTTGAATCTTTACGTGTCGGtcaagagaagaacaaatcTGCCCACGTAG